The following coding sequences lie in one Rutidosis leptorrhynchoides isolate AG116_Rl617_1_P2 chromosome 6, CSIRO_AGI_Rlap_v1, whole genome shotgun sequence genomic window:
- the LOC139854498 gene encoding uncharacterized protein, translating to MDSTWMSLCRSSPAYEKGLDNFLERIFSKKEMGGGHMYCPCIHCGNQKWVDSVEAKSHMLCDEFLEGYQIQPDDTPMWDAEYDMQELAQCTFHMFEDEDEDDIQQTENHQTLPNINAEWFYKVLGVAKKELYPDSKFSVLSFIVRLFHSKCVGKCNEKGFNMILDAMREAFPHAFIPKSLYEVRKIIKELCLDYEKIDACPNDCMLYWKDNKDKIKYDVCQTSRYKQSNNDSDESTKQADHNDGDYTGKKVGAKVMHYFPLIPLFQTFFMYLKMAESMRWHEESRTKDGLLRYLADSPAWKTFNYQNHEFAKESRNVRLDLAKGPPVPASSSSSCSSSCPKLEENSSPFSLINFVLPKVSVR from the exons ATGGATTCGACTTGGATGTCTTTATGTAGATCTTCTCCTGCATACGAAAAAGGACTTGACAACTTTTTAGAACGTATTTTCTCTAAAAAGGAAATGGGGGGGGGTCATATGTATTGTCCGTGCATACATTGCGGTAATCAAAAATGGGTAGACAGTGTTGAGGCTAAATCACATATGCTATGTGACGAGTTTTTGGAAGGCTATCAAATTCAACCAGATGATACGCCAATGTGGGATGCTGAATATGATATGCAAGAGTTGGCCCAATGCACCTTCCATATGTTTGAAGACGAAGATGAAGATGATATCCAACAAACTGAAAATCATCAGACTCTACCAAACATAAATGCTGAATGGTTTTATAAAGTATTGGGAGTTGCAAAGAAAGAACTATATCCTGACTCTAAGTTCTCTGTTCTTTCTTTCATTGTTAGACTCTTCCATTCAAAGTGTGTTGGAAAATGTAATGAAAAAGGATTTAACATGATTCTTGACGCAATGAGGGAAGCCTTCCCCCATGCTTTCATACCGAAGTCATTGTATGAAGTAAGGAAGATAATAAAAGAGTTATGTCTTGATTATGAGAAAATTGATGCTTGTCCAAATGATTGTATGTTGTACTGGAAAGATAACAAGGATAAAATTAAATATGACGTATGTCAGACCTCAAGATATAAACAAAGTAACAATGATTCTGATGAGTCAACCAAACAAGCTGATCATAATGATGGTGATTATACAGGTAAGAAGGTTGGAGCAAAAGTGATGCACTATTTTCCACTCATACCACTCTTTCAAACATTTTTTATGTACCTAAAAATGGCTGAGTCCATGAGATGGCATGAAGAGAGTCGTACGAAAGATGGTCTATTGAGATATCTCGCAGATTCACCAGCTTGGAAAACATTCAATTATCAGAATCACGAATTCGCTAAAGAATCTCGTAATGTGAGGCTTGATTTGGCGA agggtcctccagttccagcatcttcttcgtCGTCTTGCTCATCATCATGTCCCAAATTAGAAGAAAATTCATCTCCtttctccttaatcaactttgttttaccaaaG GTTTCGGTGAGGTAA